A region of uncultured Desulfobacter sp. DNA encodes the following proteins:
- a CDS encoding cache domain-containing protein has product MTLKINIMLVSILVAIILVLAGITYTYTRTISRHTVESHQQGLAQEAAKMTQMWLDHRFKLIDALARTLEDLYLTRGQDPRPILKMTMAAGDFSDVYLGLFNGTMIDGADWRAPKDYDPRTRPWYTRAMEEKKLALTRPFLDQGFWKMVIAVVVPLVHNNQVVGVLSANIILDTLQASVMDLRIGRYGYAFIIDSQGTVLVHQNKSLMMTTKIQESDPGLSKFGTYFPGRDVGSFSYRDRILSFHKLNDSGWYLCTNVDQEEALALAKNTGMLFAMAMVLKILGILALLLFLAVGGFALILFISKNRFEAIVSGKDKDLRGEIIRRKELETRYHTLFNMATNAIMLTKNGTYIECNQKALNMFGLAQDQIIGKTMLDLSPDTQMDGTATKLKLTQVEQPNASGGSDVFKWTFKRADGSEFPAEIGISTLKLDQEMVNVYSVWDISKRVNAEQNLRQAQKMAAMGEMLSAIAHQWRQPLNALSSYIASLTPAFYNQMISSTFIEKLVREADTQIQFMSRTINDFREYFRPSKNKHTFEMMDAIQSAIKLVKPQLRQHHITLDLDQADPGAPMPILGYKNEFVHVLVNVLSNAKDAINERQAGSPKRSVHKLINLSVVRHSDQVCLEIQDTGCGIPPHLLDKIFTPYFTTKGTATGTGIGLYMAKMIVEKEMKGIIQVENRYTGAMFRICLPLSPEENPLKDKRES; this is encoded by the coding sequence ATGACGCTTAAAATCAACATAATGCTGGTCTCCATACTGGTGGCGATTATTCTTGTTCTGGCGGGCATCACCTACACCTATACCCGGACCATCAGCCGGCATACGGTGGAAAGTCACCAGCAGGGCCTGGCCCAGGAGGCGGCCAAGATGACCCAGATGTGGCTGGACCACCGGTTCAAGCTCATTGATGCCCTGGCCCGCACCCTGGAAGATCTCTATCTCACCCGGGGACAGGACCCAAGACCCATCCTGAAAATGACCATGGCGGCCGGGGATTTTTCCGATGTCTATCTCGGACTTTTTAACGGCACCATGATAGATGGGGCCGACTGGCGTGCCCCAAAAGATTATGATCCCCGGACCCGACCCTGGTATACACGGGCCATGGAAGAAAAAAAGCTGGCATTGACCCGGCCTTTTCTGGATCAGGGCTTCTGGAAGATGGTCATTGCCGTGGTGGTGCCCCTGGTCCATAACAACCAGGTGGTGGGGGTTTTAAGCGCCAATATCATCCTTGATACCCTGCAGGCTTCGGTGATGGATCTGCGCATCGGCCGCTACGGGTATGCCTTTATCATTGACAGCCAGGGCACCGTACTGGTCCACCAGAACAAAAGCCTGATGATGACCACCAAAATCCAGGAATCCGACCCCGGCCTTTCAAAATTCGGCACATATTTCCCCGGGCGGGATGTGGGTTCTTTTTCCTACCGGGATCGCATCTTAAGCTTTCACAAACTCAACGACTCCGGATGGTATCTTTGTACCAACGTGGATCAGGAAGAGGCCCTGGCCCTGGCTAAAAACACAGGCATGCTCTTTGCCATGGCCATGGTCTTAAAAATTTTAGGTATCCTGGCCCTGCTGCTGTTTCTGGCCGTGGGCGGTTTTGCCCTGATTCTGTTCATCTCCAAAAACAGGTTTGAGGCCATTGTTTCCGGAAAAGATAAAGATCTCAGAGGGGAAATTATCCGCAGAAAGGAGCTCGAGACACGGTACCACACCCTGTTCAACATGGCCACCAATGCCATCATGCTCACAAAAAACGGCACGTATATCGAATGCAACCAGAAGGCTTTGAATATGTTCGGTCTTGCCCAAGACCAGATCATCGGCAAGACCATGCTGGATCTATCCCCTGATACCCAGATGGACGGCACGGCCACAAAGTTGAAACTGACCCAGGTTGAGCAGCCGAACGCTTCGGGCGGCTCCGATGTTTTCAAATGGACATTCAAACGGGCAGACGGTTCCGAGTTCCCGGCCGAGATCGGGATCTCCACGTTGAAACTGGATCAGGAGATGGTCAATGTGTACAGTGTCTGGGACATATCCAAACGTGTGAATGCCGAGCAGAATCTGCGCCAGGCACAGAAAATGGCCGCCATGGGCGAAATGCTTTCGGCCATTGCCCACCAGTGGCGCCAGCCGCTCAATGCCCTGTCTTCATACATTGCCTCTTTGACCCCGGCCTTTTACAACCAGATGATTTCCTCTACATTCATCGAAAAACTGGTCCGGGAGGCCGACACCCAGATTCAGTTCATGTCACGAACCATCAATGATTTCAGGGAGTATTTCAGGCCGTCCAAAAACAAACACACCTTTGAAATGATGGATGCCATACAAAGCGCCATCAAGCTGGTAAAACCCCAGCTCAGGCAGCACCATATCACCCTGGACCTGGATCAGGCCGACCCGGGCGCTCCCATGCCCATCCTGGGCTATAAAAATGAATTTGTCCATGTCCTGGTCAACGTCCTTTCCAATGCAAAGGACGCCATCAACGAACGTCAGGCAGGCTCGCCAAAACGGTCGGTTCACAAATTGATCAATCTGTCTGTTGTCAGACACAGCGATCAGGTTTGCCTGGAGATTCAAGACACAGGGTGCGGGATCCCTCCCCACTTGCTGGATAAGATATTTACACCCTATTTCACCACCAAGGGAACGGCCACAGGCACGGGCATCGGCCTGTACATGGCGAAAATGATTGTGGAAAAGGAGATGAAAGGTATAATTCAGGTGGAAAACCGGTATACAGGAGCCATGTTCAGAATCTGCCTGCCCCTGTCCCCGGAAGAAAATCCTTTAAAGGACAAAAGAGAATCATGA
- a CDS encoding sigma-54 dependent transcriptional regulator, whose amino-acid sequence MINFSHSKVPVVLVDDEPSELDAYGFLLTSMGVNQVIQVQDSRRLPGVMADLGVCVLFLDLNMPHKSGLEVLKELRVTHPHIPTVIITANSEVESAVQCLKQGAHDYLVKPINMNTFASALRNALEICALRNEVLTLKGVSFNRDLKRPDHFQHIITQNPTMIGLFHYIESISTSREPVLILGETGTGKELISRAIHNASGLEGPFVTVDVAGLDDNLFSDTLFGHSKGAYTGADKNREGLVEKAAGGSLFLDEIGDLSAASQVKLLRLVQEGIFYPLGSDQPRTCKARIISATNKSRTELAAVDQDQFRSDLFFRLSTHLIQVPPLRERKEDIPLIAAFLRDQAAKAMGKPVVETGQQVADVLSSHPFPGNIRELKTYIYDAVAQSTDTSLNVDSILERLADTPTVPQPRTSHTAPVLEDLMGRFPTLTALTEYAIAQALERTDNNQSQAAKLLGISKQALSKRLKSRDKS is encoded by the coding sequence ATGATTAATTTCAGCCATTCCAAGGTTCCGGTGGTTCTGGTGGACGATGAGCCGTCAGAACTTGACGCATACGGTTTTTTGCTCACCTCCATGGGCGTCAACCAGGTGATTCAGGTCCAGGACAGCCGGCGTCTGCCCGGGGTAATGGCGGATCTTGGCGTGTGCGTCCTTTTTCTCGACCTGAATATGCCCCACAAATCCGGCCTTGAGGTATTAAAAGAGCTGCGGGTGACCCATCCCCACATCCCCACAGTGATCATCACCGCCAATTCCGAGGTTGAAAGCGCAGTGCAGTGCCTGAAACAAGGGGCCCATGACTACCTGGTCAAGCCCATAAACATGAACACCTTTGCTTCGGCACTGAGAAATGCCCTGGAAATCTGCGCGCTAAGGAATGAAGTGCTGACCCTGAAAGGGGTCTCCTTTAACCGGGATCTAAAACGCCCGGATCATTTCCAGCACATTATCACACAGAACCCCACGATGATCGGGCTTTTTCACTATATTGAATCCATCTCGACCAGCCGGGAGCCGGTTCTGATCCTTGGCGAAACCGGCACCGGCAAGGAGCTGATTTCACGGGCCATCCATAATGCATCCGGGCTTGAAGGCCCCTTTGTCACGGTGGATGTGGCAGGGCTTGATGACAACCTGTTTTCAGACACGCTGTTCGGCCACAGCAAAGGCGCCTACACAGGAGCCGACAAAAACAGGGAAGGCCTGGTGGAAAAGGCCGCAGGGGGGTCCCTGTTTTTAGATGAAATCGGGGATCTTTCTGCGGCCTCCCAAGTCAAGCTGCTGCGGCTGGTTCAGGAGGGCATTTTCTATCCTCTTGGATCGGACCAGCCCCGGACCTGCAAAGCACGCATCATTTCGGCAACCAATAAATCCCGCACTGAACTTGCTGCAGTGGACCAGGACCAGTTCAGGTCAGACCTTTTTTTCAGACTTTCCACCCACCTGATCCAGGTTCCTCCGTTGCGGGAACGCAAGGAGGACATCCCCCTCATTGCAGCCTTCCTGAGAGATCAGGCCGCCAAAGCCATGGGCAAACCCGTTGTTGAAACCGGACAGCAGGTTGCGGACGTTTTGTCATCACACCCGTTTCCCGGCAATATCCGTGAGCTGAAAACATACATATATGATGCGGTGGCTCAAAGTACGGACACAAGCCTTAATGTTGACTCGATTCTGGAGCGTCTGGCAGATACGCCAACCGTTCCACAACCCCGGACATCCCATACAGCCCCCGTCCTGGAAGACTTAATGGGGAGATTTCCCACTCTTACGGCACTGACCGAATATGCCATCGCCCAGGCCCTGGAACGTACCGACAACAATCAGAGCCAGGCAGCAAAACTTTTAGGCATCTCCAAACAGGCATTAAGCAAGCGCTTAAAAAGCCGGGATAAAAGTTGA